CCCGAGCGCACCCCCGGCATGGACGCCCCCACCCTGCGCGAGGCCGGACTCGACACCGACTTCACCAACTGGCGCGGCGTCGTCGCACCCCCCGGACTCTCCGACGCCGAACGCGACAAGCTCGTCCACTTCTTCGAAGAGCTGCACGACTCGGCCCAGTGGCAGGACTCGCTCAAGAAGAACAACTGGGACGACGCCTTCCTCACCGGTGAGAAATTCGGCGACTTCCTCGCCGCCGAGGACAAGCGCGTGGAATCCGTCCTGAAGGAGCTCGGGCTGTGACCGACCGACCCACCACCCCACCCGCGGCGCCCGCCACCGGCGAGAGCCCCGCGCCCGCCCCCGCTCCCGGCAAGGGGACCTCCGCCTCGCACGGCTGGCTGCGCGACCACTCCGAACTCGGCGTCGGACTGATGCTGTTCGTCATCGGGGTCCTCGTCCTCACCGACGCCCTGACCATGGACGTCGACATCACCCAGCGCGGCCCGGTCGGCCCCAAGACCGTACCGATCGTCGTCGGCATCGGCCTGCTGATCGTCGCCGTCCTCCTCAGCCTCGACGTCCTGCGCGGCGGCCGGGGCGAGGCCGAGGGCGGCGAGGACATCGACCTCAGCGAACCGAGCGACTGGCGCACCGTCCTGCTCCTCGCC
Above is a window of Streptomyces sp. NBC_01498 DNA encoding:
- a CDS encoding tripartite tricarboxylate transporter TctB family protein — translated: MTDRPTTPPAAPATGESPAPAPAPGKGTSASHGWLRDHSELGVGLMLFVIGVLVLTDALTMDVDITQRGPVGPKTVPIVVGIGLLIVAVLLSLDVLRGGRGEAEGGEDIDLSEPSDWRTVLLLAGVFLANAVLIGPLGFPISGALLFWGSAYALGSRHLRRDPLIAASLSLVTYFLFNNLLGVPLPGGPLMGVI